The following nucleotide sequence is from Tardiphaga alba.
CCGCCCCTGCGGCACATAGCCGATGCCGAGCCGCCCGGCTTCTGCGGACGACAGACCGACCAACTCATTGCCGGCCAGCTGGATGGAGCCGTTGGATGCCGGAGAAATGCCGATCAACGTTTTCAGCAGCGTCGATTTTCCGGCGCCATTGCGGCCCAGCAGCGCGACGATCTCGTTTTCATGCAGCGTGAAATTCACGTCGTTGAGAATGTGGCTCTTGCCGTAAAACGTATCGACATTCTTCACCGTCAGCAGCGGCTGCGCACCGGCAGCCGTTTCGCGCGGCTTGGCCGCCACCGCCGTGGCGCCCGAACCGATATAGACCTCCTGCACGCGCGCGCTGGACCGCGCCTCTTCCACGGTGCCGTCCAGCAGCACCCGCCCCTCATTCATCACGGTCACATGGTCGGCCAGCTGGAATACACGATCGATGTCGTGTTCGACGAGCAGCACCGGCAGGTCCGCGGAGATGCGCTTGATGATGGCGCCGATCCGCTCGCGCTCGGCCGCAGCTAGGCCGGCCAGCGGTTCGTCGAGCAGCAGCACGCGCGGCGCGGTCGCCAGCGCAACGCCCATGTCGAGCAGACGCTGGCCGCCATATGACAGCATGCCGGCCTCGGCCGTCTCGATTCCCGCGAGACCGAGATAGCGGATCACCGCATCGGTCTCCGTGTTGATCGGCGCGATCGACAGCGCATTGGTGAGCGGATCGAAACGCCGGGGATGCCGCGCCTGCACGGCCAGCCGGATATTCTCGCCGACGCTGAGCGCCGGAAACAGATTTGTGATCTGGAACGAGCGCCCGATGCCGGCGGTCGCGATATCCTCCGGCGTGTGTCCGGCGATCGGCGCGCCCATCAGCGTCACCGTGCCCTGGTCCGGCTTGTACATGCCCGACAGCAGATTGAACGCTGTGGTTTTTCCTGCGCCGTTCGGGCCGATCAGCGCATGCAGCGTGCGATCGGCGATGGCGATATCGACGCCCTGCACGGCCTTGATGCCACCAAAACTCTTCACGATGTGGCTGGCCGCCAGCACCGGTCCATCGACCGTCGATGTCGGCCGCAGGAATTCCGGCAATGGCAGCACCTCGATGCGCCGCGCCGACATCGCAGCATCTTCTTCCACCTTCTTGCGGAACGGCGCGATCAACCGTTCGCCGATGCCAACGAGCCCCGTCGGTGAGAAAATGATGAAGCCGACAAAGACGAGACCGAACCAGAACAGCCAGTTCTCGGAATAGATGCCAAGGAATTCGCGGAACAGGATGAAGAACAGGGCGCCGAGCGCAGGCCCGAGAAAGCTGCGCATGCCGCCGATCACGACCATTGCCAGCAACTCGCCGGAGAACGCCACCGAGATCGGATCGGCCGATGTCATGCGGTTCTTGTAGAGCAGCAACACGCCGGCAAGGCCGGTGATCGTGGCCGAGAGCACGAAAGCCGTCAGCTTGTAGCGGTTGGTGGGATAGCCGAGGAAGCGCGCCCGCTGCTCGTTCTCGCGGATCGCCACCAGCACGGAGCCGACGGTGGAATTGTGGAAACGCCAGAGCAGGATCATCACCAGAAATGCGATCAGTGCGACGAACCAGTAGTAGTTCGTTGCTGCATCGAGGTCGAAGCCGAGCAAAGGCGGCCGCTTGATTCCGCCGAGGCCATTCTCGCCGCCGGTCACATCGGTCCAGCGGAACGACACGCTATAGAGCATGGCCGCCAGCGCCAGTGTGAGCAGCGAGAAATACACGCCGCGACGGCGCAGGATCAGGAAGCCGAACGCCGCCGCCACCAGGGCGACGATGACCAGCGCCAGCAGCGTCGGCCCGACGAAGGAATTGGGCATCCAGTTGAGCTGGATCAGCGCCGCCGCATAGGCCGCGAGGCCGAACCAAGCGCCATGGCCGAACGAGACCAGCCCGGTATGCCCGACCAGAATATTCAGCGCCATGCAGGCCAGTGCAAAGACGACGATTTCCGTCGCCGAGGTCATGGTGAGGCCGAGCGCCAGCAGGATCGGCGGCAGGATCAGCAGCGAGACGCCGGCGATCAGCAAGGGAACAGGGAGACGTTTCAACATAAGCCTCGCCTCACTCGAACCGCGTGATGCGTTCGCCG
It contains:
- a CDS encoding branched-chain amino acid ABC transporter ATP-binding protein/permease, which translates into the protein MLKRLPVPLLIAGVSLLILPPILLALGLTMTSATEIVVFALACMALNILVGHTGLVSFGHGAWFGLAAYAAALIQLNWMPNSFVGPTLLALVIVALVAAAFGFLILRRRGVYFSLLTLALAAMLYSVSFRWTDVTGGENGLGGIKRPPLLGFDLDAATNYYWFVALIAFLVMILLWRFHNSTVGSVLVAIRENEQRARFLGYPTNRYKLTAFVLSATITGLAGVLLLYKNRMTSADPISVAFSGELLAMVVIGGMRSFLGPALGALFFILFREFLGIYSENWLFWFGLVFVGFIIFSPTGLVGIGERLIAPFRKKVEEDAAMSARRIEVLPLPEFLRPTSTVDGPVLAASHIVKSFGGIKAVQGVDIAIADRTLHALIGPNGAGKTTAFNLLSGMYKPDQGTVTLMGAPIAGHTPEDIATAGIGRSFQITNLFPALSVGENIRLAVQARHPRRFDPLTNALSIAPINTETDAVIRYLGLAGIETAEAGMLSYGGQRLLDMGVALATAPRVLLLDEPLAGLAAAERERIGAIIKRISADLPVLLVEHDIDRVFQLADHVTVMNEGRVLLDGTVEEARSSARVQEVYIGSGATAVAAKPRETAAGAQPLLTVKNVDTFYGKSHILNDVNFTLHENEIVALLGRNGAGKSTLLKTLIGISPASNGSIQLAGNELVGLSSAEAGRLGIGYVPQGRALFAGMTVEQNLELGGLKRQTGNGVHWTRERIYDYFPRIRERLDSPADYLSGGEQQMVAVARALSGDVRVLLLDEPFEGLAPAVVEQLFETFDRLRKDIAIVIVDHNLDLALALSDSTVALERGKVIHQGPSKALRDDLDLRRKVLWL